The following is a genomic window from Elusimicrobiota bacterium.
ACGAAGGTGGCCCCCTTCGCCCGCTTCTCGGGGGCGGTGAGCCTCGGCTCGAAGGTCGTCATCGGCCGCGGCGCCCAGCTCACGGACTGCGTCGTGCTCGACGGAGCGGCGATCGGCGACGGCGCGCGCCTCGAGCGCTGCATCGTCGGGCCGAAGGCGCGAGTCGGCACCCACGCGGTGCTCGGCCCCGGCACGGCGCTGGCCGGCGGCTCCACGGTCGGGGGCTACAGCCAGCTATGAGCGCGGCGAGGAACGGCGCGGTGGAGCGGGTCCCCAAGCCCTGGGGACATGAGATGATCTTCGCCCGCACCAAGAAATACGTCGGCAAGCTCCTCGTCATCGAGAAAGGCCATCGCCTGAGCCTCCAGCTGCACCGCCGCAAGCACGAGACTCTGATGGTGCTGCGGGGCCGCCTCAAGCTCCTGCTCGGCAAGAAGACGAGGACCGTCGGCCCCGGCGCGGCGTTCACCATCCCGCCC
Proteins encoded in this region:
- a CDS encoding cupin domain-containing protein, producing the protein MSAARNGAVERVPKPWGHEMIFARTKKYVGKLLVIEKGHRLSLQLHRRKHETLMVLRGRLKLLLGKKTRTVGPGAAFTIPPRTIHRFEAPKGRVTLIEVSTPELWDVVRLQDDYGRRGK